A genomic segment from Candidatus Bathyarchaeota archaeon encodes:
- a CDS encoding DUF4038 domain-containing protein: MKPVHKWGVFEAVFRSKGRYEDPLRDVSVRCVFDSPSGGETVVDAFWDGGDEWRVRFMPDEEGVWTYRTMCSNECDKGLHGRRGSFEVVPYDGDSPVYRHGPLGLSDDHRYLVHEDGTPFFWLADTAWNGVIKSTLDEWREYLSFRRRQGFTVIQFILTHWRGGPYDRLGERAYEGDKRIKRLNVGFFRRIDPKFSTLNEYGFVAAPVLLWAISDEISPGYRLSDEDALLLARYLVARYGAYVVVWILAGDGDYRGEKAERWRRIGRALFQGKRRQPVTMHPAGRHWVLQEFIGEEWFDIVGYQSGHGVDEEDLRWLCFGPPSRDWRLKPPRPFINLEPNYEMHLAYRILKPITPHMVRRAAYWSLLIAPTAGVSYGTNGVWYWAEKPETPFAHPNAGVARPWWEAMRLPGAEDMSELKRIFTGLPWWLLRPDPRLLTEQPGLENVERFVAASRSLDGELAVIYTPVRQELRLNLAGLKRPVRAVWVNHRTGEKSKEKKISETCTTVEPPGEGDWILILRHTSSS, encoded by the coding sequence GTGAAGCCTGTTCATAAATGGGGTGTGTTCGAAGCGGTCTTCAGAAGCAAAGGCCGTTACGAGGATCCCCTCCGAGATGTGTCTGTCCGTTGCGTCTTCGATTCGCCGAGCGGTGGGGAAACGGTCGTCGACGCTTTCTGGGATGGGGGAGACGAGTGGAGAGTTAGGTTTATGCCCGATGAGGAGGGTGTGTGGACGTATAGGACCATGTGTTCTAACGAGTGCGATAAGGGTCTTCACGGCCGGAGAGGCTCCTTCGAGGTGGTTCCCTACGACGGTGACAGCCCGGTTTATAGGCATGGTCCTCTGGGGCTGTCAGACGACCATAGGTATCTGGTCCACGAAGACGGCACACCGTTTTTCTGGCTTGCAGATACCGCTTGGAACGGTGTGATAAAGTCTACTCTGGACGAGTGGCGGGAGTATCTATCTTTTAGGAGGAGACAGGGTTTCACGGTTATCCAGTTCATTCTGACGCATTGGCGTGGAGGTCCATACGACCGGCTGGGTGAGAGGGCATATGAGGGGGATAAGCGTATAAAACGGTTGAACGTCGGGTTTTTTAGACGTATAGACCCTAAGTTTTCGACGCTGAACGAGTATGGCTTCGTAGCGGCTCCCGTACTTCTGTGGGCGATTTCAGATGAGATAAGTCCTGGCTACAGGCTATCGGATGAGGATGCCCTTCTGCTCGCCCGCTACCTTGTAGCCAGATATGGTGCTTATGTAGTCGTTTGGATACTCGCTGGGGACGGCGACTATAGGGGTGAGAAGGCTGAACGGTGGCGGCGTATCGGTAGAGCGCTTTTCCAAGGCAAGCGTAGGCAACCGGTTACTATGCATCCCGCCGGGAGGCATTGGGTTCTCCAGGAGTTCATAGGCGAAGAATGGTTTGACATAGTGGGCTACCAAAGCGGGCATGGGGTGGATGAGGAGGACCTTAGATGGCTTTGCTTCGGTCCGCCTAGTAGGGACTGGAGGCTCAAGCCTCCGAGACCGTTCATAAACCTAGAGCCTAACTACGAGATGCATCTAGCCTATAGAATACTCAAACCCATAACCCCTCACATGGTTCGTAGGGCGGCGTATTGGAGCCTCCTGATAGCGCCTACCGCCGGTGTATCCTACGGTACAAACGGTGTCTGGTATTGGGCTGAGAAGCCTGAAACCCCCTTCGCCCATCCCAATGCAGGTGTGGCTAGGCCTTGGTGGGAGGCTATGCGGCTTCCAGGGGCCGAAGATATGAGCGAGCTTAAACGTATATTCACCGGGTTGCCTTGGTGGCTTCTGCGACCTGACCCCAGGCTTTTGACGGAACAGCCTGGGCTTGAGAATGTGGAACGTTTCGTAGCTGCTTCCAGAAGCCTAGACGGTGAGCTAGCAGTGATATATACGCCTGTGCGACAAGAACTGCGTTTAAACCTAGCGGGGTTGAAAAGACCGGTTAGAGCCGTCTGGGTCAACCATAGAACCGGCGAGAAATCGAAGGAA